Proteins co-encoded in one Nicotiana sylvestris chromosome 7, ASM39365v2, whole genome shotgun sequence genomic window:
- the LOC138873016 gene encoding uncharacterized protein produces the protein MVRRNGKMLKRDSSNKPKNYDLCYKCGKPGHFTKDCPLLKQEFSKNYHEKIANKPCSFQGLQEKKIRFEGEEIEYDSTFALTAQSDDDEDDGNKEDRDSLTLELGEFEQTIDDLVVVVTDHKRTIEIFRKEKDDLLAKITDLRETIVKPWTKSKSENSGKGKEIASEEHIRLENEVKAMRTRICVEIEKNEQLYTNLERVKNDREKSLKWTWSSEATTAMHTNDCENRQGIGFQREKTPHNPHSKYVTVSDNWSCTQCGNTRHFKEDLQVRNQSVQKNKLFAEKVTTKEELGSTHKKRTLTAWTKRTLIHPFAYYKGPKLAWVPKTNSVVDAVQGTPLAHERRTEENQPSIPSSS, from the exons atggtcagaagaaatggaaAAATGCTAAAAAGGGACAGCTCTAACAAACCAAAGAACTATGATCTTTGTTACaagtgtggaaagcctggacACTTCACGAAGGACtgtcctctcttgaagcaagaattctccaagaatTACCATGAGAAAATAGCCAACAAACCATGTTCCTTTCAAGGACTTCAAGAGAAAAAGATCCGAT ttgaagggGAGGAGATTGaatatgactcaacttttgctttgacggctcaatcagatgatgatgaagacgatggcaacaaagag gataggGATTCTTTGACCTTAGAATTAGGAGAATTTGAACAAACTATAGACGACTTAGTGGTTGTAGTTACTGACCATAAGAGAACcattgaaatctttagaaaagaAAAGGATGATCTTCTGGCAAAAATTACAgacctaagggaaacaatagtgaaaccatggactaagtcaaaatctgaaaattctggaaaaggaaaggagatagccagtgaggaacacattaggcttgaaaatgaggtGAAAGCTATGAGAACTAGGATATgtgttgaaattgagaaaaacgagCAACTCTACACTAATCTAGAAAGAGTAAAGAATGATCGTGAAAAATCCCTAAAATGGACTTGGTCCTCAGAAGCTACCACTGCTATGCATACTAATGATTGTGAAAACAGGCAGGGAATAGGGTTCCAAAGGGAAAAAACTCCTCacaaccctcacagcaagtaCGTCACTGTTTCTGATAACTGGTCTTGTACCCAATGTGGGAACACTAGACACTTCAAAGAAGATCTCCAGGTCAGGAATCAatctgttcagaaaaacaaaTTGTTTGCGGAAAAGGTGACTACAAAAGAGGAACTaggttccactcacaaaaaaCGCACATTGactgcatggactaagagaactcttattcatccttttgcctactacaagggacccaaacttgcttgggttcctaaaactaactc agtggttgatgcagttcagggaACTCCACTAGCACATGAGAGAAGAACAGAGGAAAACCAGCCATCTATACCCTCTTCCTCTTAG
- the LOC138873017 gene encoding uncharacterized protein, giving the protein MHDFIMAKDSELWDIICDGPYVPTKVLEELPFSMAKTSKEYTEADKKVVEKNFRAKKILVCRIGPEEYNKISTCDTAKEIWETLQKAHEGTTQVKYSKIDMITTEYELFKMRDNESIQDVHTRFTSIINELHSLGKTIPRNKLVRKILNILPSSWESKVNAITKSKDLQELTIEELIKNLKTNELKRKIDSEKREPKK; this is encoded by the coding sequence atgcatgattttatcatggctaAGGATTCCGAGTTATGGGATATCATATGCgatggtccttatgttccaacCAAGGTGCTGGAAGAACTTCCATTTTCAATGGCAAAAACTAGTAAAGAGTACACTGAAGCAGACAAAAAAGTTGTagagaagaattttcgtgccaagaaaattctaGTATGTAGAATAGGACCTGAAGAGTACAATAAAATCTCCACCTGCGACActgccaaggagatatgggaaACTTTGCAAAAAGCTCATGAGGGAACAACACAAGTAAAATATTCTAAGATTGATATGatcactaccgagtatgaactcttcaaAATGAGGGACAATGAATCCATTCAAGATGTacacacaagattcacttccatcataaatgagttacactcacttggtaAAACTATTCCTAGAaacaagctagtgaggaaaatccTCAACATTCTTCCTagctcttgggaaagcaaagtgaATGCTATTACTAAATCAAAGGACTTACaagagctgaccatagaagagctgATCAAAAACTTGAAGACCAACGAGTTGAAGAGGAAGATAGATAGTGAAAAAAGAGAACCAAAGAAGTAA